The following proteins are encoded in a genomic region of Streptomyces sp. SLBN-31:
- a CDS encoding MarR family winged helix-turn-helix transcriptional regulator: MTRLSGWGDDQTSGRGAEPLSVALEIADAVDGLAHLWTVAAQGASLRLSPHQLRALRILEAEPGLNLTALAEGMDIGLPTASRLCDRLEAAGLLERMLHPLKRREVQLVLTGRGRQVLNEVAARRAQALAAALKAMTSDERAALSAGLSAFRSAQEGVDKEAGGPAL; this comes from the coding sequence GTGACTCGTCTCAGTGGCTGGGGGGACGACCAGACGAGCGGACGGGGTGCTGAACCCCTGTCTGTTGCGCTGGAGATCGCCGATGCCGTGGACGGTCTGGCGCATCTGTGGACGGTGGCCGCGCAGGGAGCCAGCCTGAGGCTCTCGCCGCACCAGCTGCGGGCCCTGCGGATCCTGGAGGCGGAGCCGGGCCTCAATCTCACGGCCCTGGCCGAGGGCATGGACATAGGGCTGCCGACGGCCAGCCGCCTGTGCGACCGCCTGGAAGCGGCCGGGCTGCTGGAGCGCATGCTGCACCCGCTCAAGCGGCGTGAGGTCCAGCTGGTCCTCACCGGGCGCGGCCGGCAGGTGCTCAACGAAGTGGCCGCGCGCAGGGCGCAGGCGCTCGCCGCGGCCCTCAAGGCCATGACGTCCGACGAGCGGGCGGCGCTGAGCGCGGGGCTGAGCGCGTTCCGGAGCGCTCAGGAGGGTGTCGACAAGGAGGCCGGCGGCCCCGCCCTGTGA
- a CDS encoding PP2C family protein-serine/threonine phosphatase, whose translation MNAVNAPEPSAEALLRAAPPHALVATARRLLAERVGAQEVTLLLADYGLTVLQPVTHLPHTDAPVPADEGPAGSAFVTQKPVVEVLDEPSGHLVHLPITVRGDRMGVLSVRLPAQTVAPDSVLQLGDFATALGHEVTTAGRDTDLYLQARRTRRLTLAAEMQWQLLPGRGCARREYIIGAHLEPAYAIGGDNFDWSTSADHLTLTVTDGMGQGIDASLLTSLTVSALRNARRAGIGLADQAALADQAVFAQYGGKAYASTLLLHFDLDTGIVHAVDAGSPQLFRQRGGHTERIELDAQLPLGMFEETLYEEQTFHVEPGDRLIAVSSGVHGTRSAAGDLFGERVLRQVLGATRSTEPHEAARAVVAGLIEHYGSKDLLSDAAVVCLDWNGRR comes from the coding sequence GTGAATGCCGTGAACGCACCTGAACCGTCGGCGGAAGCCCTGCTGCGCGCCGCCCCGCCGCACGCGCTGGTCGCCACCGCCCGCCGTCTGCTCGCCGAGCGGGTCGGCGCCCAGGAGGTGACCCTGCTGCTGGCCGACTACGGCCTGACCGTTCTGCAGCCGGTCACCCACCTGCCGCACACCGACGCGCCCGTTCCGGCCGACGAGGGGCCCGCGGGCAGCGCCTTCGTCACCCAGAAGCCGGTCGTCGAAGTCCTGGACGAGCCGTCCGGCCATCTGGTGCACCTGCCCATCACCGTGCGCGGCGACCGCATGGGCGTCCTCTCGGTGCGGCTGCCCGCGCAGACCGTCGCCCCGGACTCCGTGCTCCAACTCGGCGACTTCGCCACGGCACTTGGGCACGAGGTCACCACCGCCGGCCGCGACACCGACCTCTACCTCCAGGCCCGCCGCACCCGGCGCCTCACGCTCGCCGCCGAGATGCAGTGGCAGCTCCTGCCCGGCCGGGGCTGCGCCCGCCGGGAGTACATCATCGGCGCCCATCTCGAACCCGCCTACGCCATCGGCGGCGACAACTTCGACTGGTCCACCAGCGCCGACCACCTCACCCTCACCGTCACCGACGGCATGGGCCAGGGCATAGACGCCTCCCTGCTCACCAGTCTCACGGTCAGCGCCCTGCGCAACGCCCGCCGAGCCGGCATCGGCCTCGCCGATCAGGCGGCCCTGGCCGACCAGGCCGTCTTCGCCCAGTACGGCGGCAAGGCCTACGCCTCCACGCTGTTGCTGCACTTCGATCTGGACACCGGCATCGTGCACGCCGTGGACGCGGGCTCCCCCCAGCTGTTCCGCCAGCGCGGCGGCCACACCGAGCGCATCGAACTGGACGCCCAACTGCCGCTCGGCATGTTCGAGGAGACCCTCTACGAGGAGCAGACCTTCCACGTCGAGCCCGGCGACCGTCTCATCGCCGTCAGCAGCGGTGTGCACGGCACCCGCTCCGCGGCAGGCGACCTCTTCGGCGAACGGGTCCTGCGCCAGGTCCTGGGCGCCACCCGCAGCACGGAGCCGCACGAGGCGGCACGCGCGGTCGTCGCCGGCCTCATCGAGCACTACGGCAGCAAGGATCTGCTCTCCGACGCCGCCGTGGTCTGTCTCGACTGGAACGGCCGCCGCTGA
- a CDS encoding PP2C family protein-serine/threonine phosphatase, producing the protein MTRVWDIPVQDSTRIRDVRVAAEAASTHAGLDPHATAVAALVATELASNLVKHAVGGRISAGHPPAVVRDAHGIVRVLDAKPGVMLGIPLPCVYPDHWADLPAGSSLVLYTDGLVERRGEGIDAGIRRLRHALEAVSAAELEQDPDAAADAVLKPLLHDCERADDVCLLPCHTVQPPAPSRPAGADRSPVHHEPPGNRPSRGSVEVTRREGECRERT; encoded by the coding sequence ATGACCAGGGTGTGGGACATCCCGGTCCAGGACAGCACCAGGATCCGGGACGTCCGCGTCGCCGCCGAGGCCGCCAGCACCCACGCGGGACTGGACCCGCACGCCACCGCGGTCGCCGCCCTGGTGGCCACCGAACTGGCCAGCAACCTCGTCAAACACGCCGTCGGCGGCCGCATCTCCGCCGGCCACCCGCCCGCCGTCGTGCGCGACGCCCACGGCATCGTCCGTGTCCTGGACGCCAAGCCCGGCGTGATGCTCGGCATCCCCCTGCCCTGCGTGTACCCGGACCACTGGGCCGACCTGCCCGCCGGCTCCTCCCTGGTGCTCTACACCGACGGCCTGGTCGAACGGCGGGGCGAAGGCATCGACGCCGGGATCCGACGTCTCCGCCACGCCCTGGAAGCGGTGAGCGCAGCCGAGCTGGAACAGGACCCGGACGCGGCTGCCGACGCCGTGCTCAAGCCCCTCCTGCACGACTGCGAACGCGCCGACGACGTCTGCCTGCTGCCGTGCCACACCGTGCAGCCCCCCGCGCCGAGCCGGCCCGCCGGGGCGGACCGGTCCCCCGTCCATCACGAACCCCCTGGGAACCGGCCCTCTCGCGGTAGCGTGGAGGTCACCAGGCGAGAGGGTGAATGCCGTGAACGCACCTGA
- a CDS encoding anti-sigma regulatory factor, translating into MHARTASTSRLPITSDSDLAWVRQHVRQAAAEAGFNLVQQTKLVTATSELARNTLVHGGGGHMEATPLREGLARGLRLSFVDSGPGIRDPELAMTDGYSTGGGLGTGLSGAKRLVQEFTLESRPGHGTTVTITDWVSGVPSPRTGAP; encoded by the coding sequence ATGCATGCCCGAACCGCCTCGACCTCCCGCCTGCCCATCACCTCGGACTCCGACCTGGCCTGGGTCCGCCAACACGTGCGCCAGGCCGCTGCAGAGGCCGGCTTCAACCTCGTCCAGCAGACGAAACTGGTGACAGCGACCAGCGAACTGGCCCGCAACACCCTCGTCCACGGCGGCGGCGGCCACATGGAGGCCACACCGCTCCGGGAGGGCTTGGCCCGTGGACTCCGCCTGTCGTTCGTCGACAGCGGCCCCGGCATCCGGGACCCGGAGCTGGCCATGACCGACGGCTACAGCACCGGCGGCGGCCTGGGCACGGGCCTGAGCGGCGCCAAGCGGCTGGTGCAGGAGTTCACCCTCGAAAGCCGCCCCGGGCACGGCACCACCGTGACGATCACCGACTGGGTCTCCGGCGTGCCCTCCCCCCGGACGGGTGCGCCATGA
- a CDS encoding STAS domain-containing protein, producing the protein MTGFSAARPAPVPVLALGDILLVTLQGDLYDGAAEQLQHDITHRIAAGPARVGGVVIDISGVEIVDSFLGRILAEIAASARLLAARTVLAGMRPAVAITLVELGLTLPGLVTALSAEDALALLGRTSSAAPPSHPEEGA; encoded by the coding sequence GTGACCGGCTTCTCCGCCGCCCGCCCGGCGCCGGTGCCCGTACTGGCGCTGGGAGACATCCTCCTGGTCACCCTGCAGGGGGACCTGTACGACGGCGCGGCCGAGCAACTCCAGCACGACATCACGCACCGCATCGCCGCCGGCCCCGCGCGGGTGGGCGGCGTGGTGATCGACATCTCCGGTGTGGAGATCGTCGACTCCTTCCTCGGTCGCATCCTGGCCGAGATCGCCGCGAGCGCGCGCCTGCTGGCCGCACGGACCGTCCTGGCCGGCATGCGCCCGGCCGTGGCCATCACCCTGGTCGAGCTCGGCCTGACCCTTCCCGGTCTGGTCACCGCCCTCAGCGCAGAGGACGCCCTGGCCCTGCTGGGCCGCACGTCCTCCGCCGCCCCGCCCTCTCACCCGGAAGAGGGTGCGTGA
- a CDS encoding PP2C family protein-serine/threonine phosphatase codes for MKRFVAVERALRTAAPHALLDAVRAVLIEQYGAQDVELFMADYSLTVLQPVSVLPHTLEPVPVHGSPTGRAFGSQAPYHEQLRDGRVRLHLPVSVRGDRLGVLSVTLLESDATPEWESELAEVANVLGYQVIVAERDTDVYLQARRKDRLTLAAEMQWQLLPGRSCSRPEYDLGAQLEPAYAIFGDNFDWSSTVDHLMLYVTNGMGEGIEASLLTNLAINALRNARRAGLSLADQAALADQAVYAHYQGRCYLSVLMFDFDLASGRARVVDAGSPQLLRLRAGTVERVTFDAQLPLGMFEETDYVAQDFGVEPGDRLVFVSDGVHAVADPKGEPYGEAALARAIQATRLLPAAEVPRAILRELTGHRGAALAKDDALVVCLDWRGRTPER; via the coding sequence ATGAAGAGATTCGTAGCCGTTGAGCGCGCCCTGCGCACAGCGGCTCCCCACGCACTGCTGGACGCCGTCCGCGCCGTACTGATCGAGCAGTACGGCGCCCAGGACGTCGAGCTGTTCATGGCCGACTACAGCCTGACCGTGCTGCAGCCGGTGTCGGTCCTGCCGCACACCCTGGAACCGGTGCCCGTGCACGGCAGCCCGACCGGCCGGGCCTTCGGCTCGCAGGCGCCGTACCACGAGCAGCTGCGGGACGGGCGGGTGCGTCTGCATCTGCCGGTCAGCGTCCGCGGCGACCGGCTCGGCGTACTGTCGGTGACCCTGCTCGAGAGCGACGCGACGCCCGAGTGGGAGTCCGAGCTGGCCGAGGTCGCGAACGTACTGGGCTACCAGGTCATCGTCGCCGAGCGCGACACCGACGTGTACCTCCAGGCCCGCCGCAAGGACCGGCTGACGCTGGCCGCCGAGATGCAGTGGCAGCTCCTGCCCGGCCGCTCCTGCTCGCGCCCCGAGTACGACCTCGGCGCCCAACTGGAGCCCGCCTACGCGATCTTCGGCGACAACTTCGACTGGTCCAGCACGGTGGACCATCTGATGCTGTACGTCACCAACGGGATGGGAGAGGGCATAGAGGCGTCCTTGCTGACGAACCTCGCCATCAACGCTCTGCGCAACGCCCGGCGGGCCGGTCTCTCCCTCGCCGACCAGGCGGCCCTCGCCGACCAGGCCGTCTACGCCCACTACCAGGGGCGCTGCTATCTGTCCGTTTTGATGTTCGACTTCGATCTGGCCAGCGGTCGCGCGCGCGTCGTGGACGCGGGCTCCCCTCAGCTGCTGAGGCTGCGCGCCGGCACGGTGGAACGCGTCACCTTCGACGCGCAGCTGCCGCTCGGCATGTTCGAAGAGACCGACTACGTGGCGCAGGACTTCGGCGTCGAGCCCGGAGACCGGCTCGTGTTCGTCAGCGACGGTGTCCACGCCGTCGCCGACCCCAAGGGAGAGCCCTACGGAGAGGCCGCCCTGGCGCGAGCCATTCAGGCCACCCGTCTGCTGCCCGCCGCCGAGGTGCCGCGCGCCATCCTGCGCGAGCTGACCGGCCACCGCGGGGCGGCCCTGGCCAAGGACGACGCGCTGGTCGTGTGCCTGGACTGGCGCGGCCGGACACCGGAACGGTGA
- a CDS encoding MarR family transcriptional regulator, with amino-acid sequence MTTTAAELLEVVWGRASTAPTSASQLRVLHILEHHDGINLRSLAESLASTPPSTSRLCDRLVAAGFVERVVSAEDRREVRLHLSSRGRAFLADLRARRERELRSVLADMPTAKRIALLEGLEAFCDAAAAQIHDDASDPRSQTA; translated from the coding sequence GTGACCACCACGGCCGCCGAGCTGCTGGAAGTGGTGTGGGGCCGGGCCTCGACCGCACCCACCTCCGCGTCGCAGCTGCGCGTGCTGCACATCCTTGAGCACCATGACGGCATCAACCTGCGCTCGCTCGCCGAGTCCCTCGCCTCGACCCCGCCGTCCACCAGCCGGCTGTGCGACCGGCTCGTGGCCGCCGGATTCGTCGAGCGGGTGGTGAGCGCGGAGGACCGGCGTGAGGTGCGGCTGCACCTCAGCAGCCGGGGACGCGCGTTCCTCGCCGACCTGCGTGCCCGCAGGGAGAGGGAGTTGCGGTCGGTCCTGGCGGATATGCCCACCGCCAAGCGGATCGCCCTGCTCGAAGGGCTGGAGGCGTTCTGCGACGCGGCGGCGGCGCAGATACACGACGACGCTTCCGATCCGCGCAGCCAGACCGCCTGA
- a CDS encoding MerR family transcriptional regulator, which translates to MRIGELASRTGVSVRSLRYYEEQGLLHSSRSVSGQRHYTEEEVDRVAFLQRLYAAGLSSRTIAELLPCVDLPSEEHSDAALERMAQERDRLSEHIADLLRTRDSLDELITKARRHRETLRPAMAE; encoded by the coding sequence GTGCGCATCGGCGAACTCGCGTCAAGGACAGGGGTCAGCGTCAGGTCCCTGCGCTACTACGAGGAGCAGGGGCTGCTTCACAGCTCGCGCAGTGTCAGCGGTCAGCGGCACTACACCGAGGAGGAGGTCGACAGGGTCGCCTTCCTCCAACGGCTGTACGCGGCGGGCCTGTCCAGCCGCACCATCGCCGAACTGCTGCCGTGCGTCGACCTGCCCAGCGAGGAGCATTCCGACGCCGCGCTGGAGCGGATGGCGCAGGAACGCGACCGGCTCTCCGAGCACATCGCCGACCTCCTCCGCACGCGGGACTCGCTCGACGAGCTGATCACCAAGGCCCGGCGGCACCGCGAGACCCTGCGCCCCGCCATGGCCGAGTGA
- a CDS encoding catalase, translating into MSQPNPLKRAAEKVTEAVQGGDNGPEDGIPGKPGPESPSVAEPTDPREPLPPKPDQSGPETMSPTGQPTGDAQARVAQSGAYLTDAQGTRLYDTDHSLKAGPRGPVLLQDHHLREKVMHFDHERIPERVVHARGAAAHGIFRSYGTATSVTKAAFLAKDVETPVFVRFSTVLGSRGSADTVRDTRGFATKFYTDEGVFDLVGNNMPVFFIQDAIKFPDVIHAGKPHPDREIPQAQSAHDTFWDFVTLHTEAAHHTLWNMSDRGIPRSYRMMEGFGVHTFRLVAADGATTLVKFHWKPKLGVHSLVWEEAQIAGGVDPDFHRRDLADAIEAGAYPEWELGIQTFPDTPEQTFEGIDLLDPTNLVPEELAPVQPVGLLTLNRNPSNYFAETEQVAFHVGHLVPGIDITDDPLLAGRLFSYLDTQITRLGGPNFPQLPINRPHSPVNDMLRDGMHQTAVHRGVAPYRPNSLDGGCPFTAGADAGAFVEAPVRVPEATKVREAPESFADHFSQPRRFWLSMSPVEREHIVAAYTFELNKCYEQAVKERALQVLANIDPELCAGVAEGLGLPAPKASVPLAEVEPSPALSQVGHTWPADGRIVGIVTGPDGDLDAVQAVREAILGAGMVPLVVAPKGGILGSGDAAVTVQRTYATARSVEFDALLVAGLPGVGGDALGARDVKARPSGAAVAAADPRVGLLLSEAFRHGKAIGVWAGGENALDAAGVPADAPGVVVAGSGTATLEQVRELMGSHRVWERFIAA; encoded by the coding sequence ATGAGTCAGCCCAACCCCCTCAAGCGGGCAGCAGAGAAAGTCACCGAAGCCGTACAGGGCGGCGACAACGGACCGGAGGACGGGATCCCCGGGAAGCCGGGCCCCGAGTCCCCGTCGGTGGCCGAGCCGACCGACCCCCGGGAGCCGCTGCCGCCGAAGCCGGACCAGAGCGGGCCCGAGACCATGTCACCGACGGGGCAGCCGACCGGTGACGCCCAGGCGCGCGTGGCCCAGTCAGGGGCGTACCTGACCGACGCCCAGGGCACGCGTCTGTACGACACCGACCACTCCCTCAAGGCGGGGCCGCGCGGGCCGGTCCTGCTGCAGGACCACCATCTGCGCGAGAAGGTCATGCACTTCGACCACGAGCGCATCCCGGAGCGCGTGGTCCACGCCCGCGGCGCCGCGGCACACGGCATCTTCCGCAGCTACGGCACCGCGACGTCCGTGACGAAGGCGGCGTTCCTGGCCAAGGACGTGGAGACACCGGTCTTCGTACGGTTCTCCACGGTGCTGGGGTCCCGGGGCTCGGCCGACACCGTGCGGGACACGCGGGGTTTCGCGACGAAGTTCTACACCGACGAGGGCGTCTTCGACCTGGTCGGCAACAACATGCCCGTCTTCTTCATCCAGGACGCCATCAAGTTCCCGGACGTCATCCACGCCGGCAAGCCGCATCCGGACCGGGAGATCCCGCAGGCGCAGAGCGCGCACGACACCTTCTGGGACTTCGTCACCCTGCACACCGAGGCCGCCCACCACACCCTGTGGAACATGTCCGACCGGGGCATCCCGCGCTCGTACCGGATGATGGAGGGCTTCGGCGTCCACACCTTCCGGCTGGTGGCCGCCGACGGCGCCACGACGCTGGTGAAGTTCCATTGGAAGCCGAAGCTGGGTGTGCACTCCCTGGTCTGGGAGGAGGCGCAGATCGCGGGCGGCGTCGATCCGGACTTCCACCGCCGTGACCTCGCCGACGCCATCGAGGCCGGCGCCTACCCCGAGTGGGAACTGGGCATCCAGACCTTCCCCGACACCCCGGAGCAGACCTTCGAGGGCATCGACCTGCTGGATCCGACGAACCTGGTGCCCGAGGAACTCGCCCCCGTGCAGCCGGTCGGGCTGCTGACGCTCAACCGCAACCCGTCGAACTACTTCGCCGAGACCGAGCAGGTCGCCTTCCACGTCGGCCACCTCGTCCCGGGCATCGACATCACCGACGACCCGCTGCTCGCCGGGCGGCTGTTCTCCTACCTGGACACCCAGATCACCCGTCTGGGCGGCCCCAACTTCCCGCAGCTGCCGATCAACCGTCCGCACTCCCCCGTCAACGACATGCTGCGCGACGGCATGCACCAGACGGCCGTGCACCGGGGCGTGGCACCGTACCGTCCCAACTCCCTCGACGGGGGCTGCCCGTTCACGGCGGGCGCGGACGCGGGCGCGTTCGTCGAGGCTCCCGTGCGCGTGCCGGAGGCGACGAAGGTGCGCGAGGCCCCCGAGTCGTTCGCCGACCACTTCAGCCAGCCCCGCCGGTTCTGGCTGAGCATGAGCCCGGTGGAGCGCGAGCACATCGTCGCGGCCTACACCTTCGAGCTCAACAAGTGCTACGAGCAGGCGGTCAAGGAGCGTGCGCTGCAGGTTCTGGCCAACATCGACCCCGAGTTGTGCGCGGGCGTCGCGGAGGGCCTCGGCCTGCCGGCGCCGAAGGCGAGCGTGCCGCTGGCCGAGGTCGAGCCGAGCCCGGCGCTCTCCCAGGTCGGCCACACCTGGCCGGCTGACGGCCGTATCGTCGGCATCGTGACCGGTCCGGACGGGGACCTGGATGCCGTACAGGCCGTACGGGAGGCGATCCTCGGCGCCGGGATGGTTCCTCTGGTCGTCGCGCCCAAGGGCGGCATCCTGGGCTCGGGCGACGCCGCGGTGACGGTCCAGCGGACGTACGCCACCGCACGGTCCGTCGAGTTCGACGCCCTGCTGGTGGCCGGACTGCCCGGCGTCGGCGGTGACGCGCTCGGCGCCCGTGACGTGAAGGCCCGGCCGTCGGGCGCGGCCGTCGCGGCGGCCGATCCCCGGGTCGGTCTGCTGCTGTCGGAGGCGTTCCGGCACGGCAAGGCGATCGGTGTCTGGGCCGGCGGCGAGAACGCCCTCGACGCGGCCGGGGTGCCCGCTGACGCGCCGGGAGTCGTGGTCGCCGGCAGCGGGACGGCCACGCTGGAGCAGGTGCGGGAACTGATGGGATCCCACCGCGTGTGGGAACGCTTCATCGCCGCTTGA